Proteins from a single region of Patulibacter sp. SYSU D01012:
- a CDS encoding ROK family transcriptional regulator: MSPRTHRLGRTSAQRVVDALRAEPYVTRAELAQRTGLSRATVSALVRDLERDGLVCVVPASPGGGAASGTNGTGRRPETVRLTRRAGAVLGVDFGHAHVRVAVSDLAGRILSARSERADVDRGMENALRVARRLADVVREEAEVAPDEILACGAGVPGPVDRSTGRIGSTSLLPGWSGTTLSTALEERLGVPVAVDNDANLGALGEHVAGAARGVDDLIYVKISSGVGAGIISGGRLLQGSNGIAGELGHIAVVPNGVPCRCGGRGCLETVASGPAVRRQLLQSTGEELPGDDLLRALQGGDPRVTRLLADAGRALGRVLANASHLLDPDMIVLGGDPAFATEPVLAGLREELERHRLPGAGNEVRLAPAQLGSQGQVVGALRLAARSLDGLAPIVFPHHTNESQRERVQ; encoded by the coding sequence GTGAGCCCTCGCACACACCGCCTCGGGCGGACGTCCGCCCAGCGGGTCGTCGACGCCCTGCGGGCGGAGCCCTACGTCACGCGCGCCGAGCTGGCGCAGCGGACGGGGCTGTCGCGGGCCACCGTCTCCGCGCTCGTGCGCGACCTCGAGCGCGACGGGCTCGTCTGCGTCGTCCCCGCCTCACCGGGCGGCGGCGCGGCGAGCGGCACGAACGGGACCGGTCGCCGGCCCGAGACCGTGCGCCTCACGCGTCGGGCCGGCGCCGTCCTCGGCGTCGACTTCGGCCACGCCCACGTCCGCGTGGCCGTGTCCGATCTGGCGGGACGGATCCTCAGCGCGCGCTCCGAGCGCGCCGACGTGGACCGCGGCATGGAGAACGCCCTGCGGGTGGCGCGGCGGCTGGCCGACGTCGTTCGCGAGGAGGCCGAGGTCGCCCCGGACGAGATCCTGGCGTGCGGCGCGGGCGTCCCCGGCCCGGTCGACCGCAGCACCGGACGGATCGGCTCGACGTCGCTGCTCCCCGGATGGAGCGGCACGACGCTGTCGACCGCGCTGGAGGAGCGGCTGGGGGTGCCCGTCGCCGTCGACAACGACGCCAACCTCGGCGCGCTCGGCGAGCACGTCGCCGGCGCCGCCCGCGGCGTGGACGACCTGATCTACGTGAAGATCAGCTCGGGCGTCGGCGCGGGGATCATCAGCGGCGGCCGGCTGCTCCAGGGCAGCAACGGCATCGCCGGCGAGCTCGGGCACATCGCCGTGGTCCCGAACGGGGTGCCCTGCCGCTGCGGCGGCCGCGGCTGCCTCGAGACCGTGGCGTCCGGCCCGGCAGTCCGCCGCCAGCTGCTGCAGAGCACCGGCGAGGAGCTGCCCGGCGACGACCTGCTGCGAGCGCTCCAGGGCGGCGATCCGCGCGTCACCCGCCTGCTGGCGGACGCCGGCCGCGCGCTCGGTCGCGTGCTCGCGAACGCCAGCCACCTGCTCGACCCGGACATGATCGTCCTCGGCGGCGACCCCGCGTTCGCGACCGAGCCGGTCCTCGCCGGCCTGCGCGAGGAGCTCGAGCGCCACCGCCTGCCCGGCGCGGGCAACGAGGTCCGCCTGGCGCCCGCGCAGCTCGGCAGCCAGGGCCAGGTCGTCGGCGCGCTCCGCCTCGCGGCGCGCTCGCTCGACGGCCTCGCCCCCATCGTCTTCCCGCATCACACCAACGAGTCCCAACGGGAGAGAGTCCAGTGA
- a CDS encoding sugar ABC transporter substrate-binding protein: MTPTFRTALAFGALLPAALGLAACGGDDDKGSGSTSAGSGGGEAKTIALLLPESKTARYEAQDRPGFTNELKRLCPDCKLIYSNADQDASKQQSQAESAITNGADVLVLDPVDAESAASTVTRAKQSNIPVISYDRLIQKAPVDYYISFDNEKVGKLQGEALVKALGTPQGKSIVMINGAPTDSNAAMFKKGAHSVLDSSGVKIAKEYDTPDWSPDKAQTEMEQAITAVGKDKIDGVYAANDGTGGGAIAAMKSAGIDPKKVPVTGQDAELAGVQRIIAGEQYMTIYKAPKPETEAAAKLAVALARGEDAPAGLINGESDNGSGTPIKSVLLDPVSVTKENIKDTVVKDGTYSVDELCTKQYADACKAIGLSEAR, encoded by the coding sequence GTGACACCTACATTCCGCACCGCGCTCGCCTTCGGCGCGCTGCTGCCGGCCGCCCTCGGGCTCGCCGCCTGCGGCGGCGACGACGACAAGGGCAGCGGCTCGACGTCCGCCGGCAGCGGCGGCGGCGAGGCGAAGACCATCGCGCTGCTCCTGCCGGAGTCGAAGACGGCGCGCTACGAGGCGCAGGACCGCCCGGGCTTCACGAACGAGCTCAAGCGCCTCTGCCCCGACTGCAAGCTCATCTACTCGAACGCCGACCAGGACGCGTCGAAGCAGCAGAGCCAGGCCGAGTCGGCCATCACGAACGGCGCGGACGTCCTCGTCCTCGACCCGGTCGACGCCGAGTCCGCCGCCTCGACGGTGACGCGCGCCAAGCAGTCCAACATCCCGGTCATCTCGTACGACCGCCTGATCCAGAAGGCGCCCGTCGACTACTACATCTCGTTCGACAACGAGAAGGTCGGCAAGCTCCAGGGCGAGGCGCTCGTGAAGGCGCTGGGCACCCCGCAGGGCAAGTCGATCGTGATGATCAACGGCGCCCCGACGGACTCGAACGCCGCGATGTTCAAGAAGGGCGCGCACTCCGTCCTGGACTCCTCCGGCGTGAAGATCGCCAAGGAGTACGACACGCCCGACTGGTCGCCCGACAAGGCGCAGACCGAGATGGAGCAGGCCATCACGGCCGTCGGCAAGGACAAGATCGACGGGGTGTACGCCGCGAACGACGGCACCGGCGGCGGCGCGATCGCCGCGATGAAGTCGGCCGGCATCGACCCGAAGAAGGTCCCGGTCACCGGTCAGGACGCCGAGCTGGCGGGCGTGCAGCGCATCATCGCCGGCGAGCAGTACATGACGATCTACAAGGCCCCGAAGCCCGAGACCGAGGCCGCCGCGAAGCTCGCGGTCGCCCTGGCGCGCGGCGAGGACGCCCCGGCCGGCCTGATCAACGGCGAGTCCGACAACGGCTCGGGCACCCCGATCAAGTCCGTCCTGCTCGACCCCGTGTCGGTCACGAAGGAGAACATCAAGGACACGGTCGTCAAGGACGGGACGTACTCCGTCGACGAGCTGTGCACGAAGCAGTACGCCGACGCCTGCAAGGCCATCGGCCTGTCGGAGGCGCGCTAG
- a CDS encoding ATP-binding cassette domain-containing protein encodes MATQTQAGAPGAPAGAEPLLRLRGVSKRFGAVQALADVDLDVHAGEVVALVGDNGAGKSTLIKAISGAGPADEGTFEFAGHNVKIGSPGDATQLGIAVVYQDLALCDNLDVVANLHLGREARRGPFMDEIAMEREARSLLDSLAVRTLRSVRAEVGMLSGGQRQTVAIARAMTGNPRMVILDEPTAALGVAQTEQVLQLVARLRERGLGVILISHNLADVFQVADRIEVLRLGRNGGSFAATADQRQAVVAAITGVGGPAAEAEAPTTTTPGEPA; translated from the coding sequence ATGGCGACGCAGACGCAGGCCGGGGCCCCTGGGGCCCCGGCCGGCGCCGAGCCGCTCCTGCGCCTGCGTGGCGTCAGCAAGCGGTTCGGGGCCGTACAGGCACTGGCCGACGTGGACCTGGACGTCCACGCCGGAGAGGTCGTCGCGCTCGTGGGCGACAACGGCGCCGGCAAGTCGACGCTGATCAAGGCCATCTCGGGCGCCGGGCCCGCCGACGAGGGCACCTTCGAGTTCGCGGGCCACAACGTCAAGATCGGCAGCCCGGGCGACGCGACGCAGCTCGGCATCGCCGTCGTCTACCAGGACCTCGCCCTGTGCGACAACCTGGACGTCGTCGCCAACCTGCACCTCGGCCGCGAGGCGCGGCGCGGCCCCTTCATGGACGAGATCGCCATGGAGCGCGAGGCCCGCAGCCTGCTCGACTCGCTCGCCGTCCGCACGCTGCGGTCGGTCCGCGCCGAGGTCGGCATGCTCTCCGGCGGCCAGCGTCAGACCGTCGCGATCGCGCGCGCCATGACCGGCAACCCGCGCATGGTCATCCTCGACGAGCCGACCGCCGCCCTGGGCGTCGCCCAGACCGAGCAGGTCCTGCAGCTCGTCGCCCGCCTGCGCGAGCGCGGGCTCGGCGTGATCCTCATCTCGCACAACCTCGCCGACGTCTTCCAGGTCGCCGACCGCATCGAGGTCCTGCGCCTGGGCCGCAACGGCGGCTCGTTCGCGGCCACCGCGGACCAGCGCCAGGCCGTCGTCGCGGCGATCACCGGCGTCGGGGGTCCCGCCGCCGAGGCCGAGGCTCCGACCACCACGACCCCCGGGGAGCCCGCATGA
- a CDS encoding sugar ABC transporter permease gives MSSTGTKPVGADAPAAADPTASDLSLEARDGKQTGLKALFGGGDVSSFRVIVVLAIIWIIFAIANDRFLTAVNLTNLTLQVAATGTISVGVVLVLLLGEIDLSVGAVSGVAGSVVAVLSVQHEWNAWLAILAALAVGAAIGLLQGSIVTWLGIPSFVITLAGLLTWQGVQLKVLGDEGTINVTDPTITNLANKFLPEGVSWVVAIVAIALLVGGTLLSRRRRAAAGLELQPVIRPAVRVGAISVAILASVFVVNQDRGVPVSLCILIGLVLIIDAVVTRTRYGRHVLAAGGNEEATRRAGIPVRRVKTIVFVLASTMAAAGGILFASRLLAVNQSSGTGDVLLLAIAGPVIAGVSLFGGRGSVWAALLGALVIGSISNGMDLLAFESSVKFIVTGAVLAGAVILDALARKRRMAQGRT, from the coding sequence ATGAGCAGCACCGGCACGAAGCCCGTCGGCGCCGACGCCCCGGCCGCGGCCGACCCGACCGCGTCCGACCTCTCCCTCGAGGCGCGCGACGGCAAGCAGACCGGCCTGAAGGCCCTCTTCGGCGGCGGCGACGTCTCGTCGTTCCGCGTGATCGTCGTCCTGGCGATCATCTGGATCATCTTCGCGATCGCGAACGACCGCTTCCTGACGGCCGTCAACCTGACGAACCTGACGCTGCAGGTCGCCGCCACCGGCACGATCTCGGTCGGCGTGGTGCTCGTCCTGCTGCTCGGCGAGATCGACCTGTCCGTCGGCGCGGTGTCCGGCGTCGCCGGCTCCGTCGTGGCGGTGCTCTCCGTCCAGCACGAGTGGAACGCCTGGCTCGCGATCCTCGCCGCCCTCGCGGTCGGCGCGGCCATCGGCCTGCTGCAGGGCTCCATCGTCACGTGGCTCGGGATCCCGTCCTTCGTCATCACCCTGGCCGGCCTGCTGACCTGGCAGGGCGTGCAGCTGAAGGTGCTCGGCGACGAGGGGACGATCAACGTCACCGACCCGACGATCACGAACCTGGCGAACAAGTTCCTGCCCGAGGGCGTCTCGTGGGTCGTCGCCATCGTCGCGATCGCGCTGCTCGTCGGCGGGACGCTCCTCTCCCGGCGGCGCCGCGCCGCCGCGGGCCTGGAGCTGCAGCCCGTCATCCGGCCCGCGGTGCGCGTCGGGGCCATCTCGGTCGCGATCCTGGCGTCCGTCTTCGTCGTCAACCAGGACCGCGGCGTGCCCGTCTCGCTGTGCATCCTGATCGGGCTGGTGCTGATCATCGACGCCGTCGTGACCCGCACCCGCTACGGCCGCCACGTGCTCGCCGCCGGCGGCAACGAGGAGGCCACGCGCCGCGCCGGCATCCCGGTCCGCCGCGTGAAGACGATCGTCTTCGTCCTCGCGTCCACGATGGCGGCCGCGGGCGGCATCCTGTTCGCCTCGCGCCTGCTGGCCGTGAACCAGTCGTCGGGCACCGGCGACGTGCTGCTGCTGGCGATCGCCGGCCCGGTCATCGCCGGCGTCAGCCTGTTCGGCGGCCGCGGCTCGGTCTGGGCCGCCCTGCTGGGCGCCCTGGTGATCGGCTCGATCTCGAACGGCATGGACCTGCTCGCCTTCGAGTCGTCCGTCAAGTTCATCGTCACCGGTGCCGTCCTGGCCGGCGCGGTGATCCTGGACGCCCTGGCGCGCAAGCGCCGCATGGCGCAGGGCCGCACCTGA
- a CDS encoding isochorismate synthase, whose translation MTASLLPQTDERPLRPAVPVGAADRERLHRHARAAHRRASRGRRGPVLAAITVDAPAGVDALATVACGRRTGEPWTVYEQRDRDGQVVAGVGVVAALEETGPERFARVARRWSALARDAVADPGAGVEGEGLVALGGFAFADEGSSSPAWDGFAPASLHVPQIALAGRGGVLRATVAVAVDAADDPAALVDAALARLAALPAARPPLLDPDPVARGRVVSALPPAHYEEAVARGVARIRAGEFEKIVLAREVQVVGRETADPAALLGVMREAYAGCCVLAVGRGERTFLAATPELLVRRQGQRVATLALAGTTGRSSDPAVEAHLAEHLLRSRKDREEHAIVVRRILSRLDGVALWTTAAPEPQVVQAASAQHLATPIRAQLGDAVGVLDLVARLHPTPAVGGFPEEAALPLIPAIEGMDRGWYAGPVGWIDAAGDGDFSVALRSALLEPRVAHCFAGVGVVADSDPASELRETEVKLQALLPLLSA comes from the coding sequence GTGACCGCTTCGCTGCTCCCGCAGACCGACGAGCGGCCCCTCCGGCCCGCCGTGCCGGTCGGGGCGGCGGACCGCGAGCGCCTGCACCGGCACGCGCGGGCGGCGCACCGTCGCGCGTCCCGCGGCCGCCGCGGCCCGGTGCTCGCCGCGATCACCGTCGACGCGCCCGCGGGCGTGGACGCCCTGGCGACGGTCGCCTGCGGCCGGCGGACCGGCGAGCCGTGGACGGTCTACGAGCAGCGCGACCGCGACGGCCAGGTCGTGGCTGGCGTGGGCGTCGTCGCGGCGCTCGAGGAGACCGGCCCGGAGCGCTTCGCCCGTGTCGCGCGGCGGTGGTCGGCCCTGGCCCGCGACGCGGTCGCCGACCCCGGCGCCGGCGTCGAGGGGGAGGGCCTCGTCGCGCTCGGCGGCTTCGCGTTCGCCGACGAGGGCAGCAGCAGCCCGGCCTGGGACGGCTTCGCGCCCGCGTCCCTCCACGTGCCGCAGATCGCGCTCGCCGGGCGCGGCGGCGTCCTGCGCGCGACGGTGGCCGTGGCGGTCGACGCCGCGGACGATCCCGCGGCGCTCGTCGACGCGGCCCTCGCGCGCCTGGCGGCGCTGCCGGCGGCCCGGCCGCCGCTCCTGGACCCGGACCCGGTCGCGCGCGGCCGCGTGGTCTCGGCGCTGCCCCCGGCGCACTACGAGGAGGCCGTCGCCCGCGGCGTCGCCCGGATCCGCGCGGGGGAGTTCGAGAAGATCGTCCTGGCCCGCGAGGTGCAGGTCGTCGGCCGCGAGACCGCGGACCCGGCGGCGCTCCTCGGCGTCATGCGCGAGGCCTACGCGGGCTGCTGCGTGCTCGCCGTCGGCCGGGGCGAGCGGACGTTCCTGGCGGCGACGCCCGAGCTGCTCGTCCGCCGGCAGGGGCAGCGCGTCGCCACGCTCGCGCTGGCGGGCACGACCGGCCGCAGCTCCGACCCGGCGGTCGAGGCGCACCTGGCCGAGCACCTGCTGCGCTCGCGCAAGGACCGCGAGGAGCACGCCATCGTCGTGCGCCGGATCCTCAGCCGCCTGGACGGGGTCGCCCTGTGGACGACGGCGGCGCCCGAGCCGCAGGTCGTGCAGGCCGCGAGCGCCCAGCACCTGGCCACGCCGATCCGCGCCCAGCTCGGCGACGCCGTCGGCGTGCTCGACCTCGTCGCCCGCCTGCACCCGACGCCGGCCGTCGGCGGCTTCCCGGAGGAGGCGGCGCTGCCGCTCATCCCGGCCATCGAGGGGATGGACCGCGGCTGGTACGCCGGGCCGGTCGGCTGGATCGACGCGGCGGGCGACGGCGACTTCTCGGTCGCGCTGCGCTCCGCGCTGCTCGAGCCGCGGGTCGCCCACTGCTTCGCCGGCGTCGGCGTGGTCGCCGACAGCGACCCGGCGTCCGAGCTGCGCGAGACCGAGGTCAAGCTCCAGGCGCTGCTCCCGCTGCTGTCGGCCTAG
- the ilvN gene encoding acetolactate synthase small subunit, protein MVDTNELLSLDELEAAGNIRTGRKHVLSILVENKPGVLTRVSGLFTRRGFNIDTLSVGPTDDERVSRITLTLDGALHPIDQVVKQLHKLVNVLKIKDLEPTETVARELALFKVSVDGPTRSEIRELAEVFRGKVVDIGKRSIIVEITGERSKIEAFERLVRPYGLVEMIRTGEVAISRGRDET, encoded by the coding sequence ATGGTGGACACGAACGAGCTGCTCAGCCTCGACGAGCTCGAGGCCGCCGGCAACATCCGCACGGGCCGCAAGCACGTCCTCTCGATCCTGGTCGAGAACAAGCCGGGCGTGCTGACGCGCGTCTCGGGCCTCTTCACCCGCCGCGGGTTCAACATCGACACGCTGTCCGTCGGCCCGACCGACGACGAGCGCGTCTCGCGGATCACCCTGACGCTCGACGGCGCGCTGCACCCGATCGACCAGGTCGTCAAGCAGCTGCACAAGCTCGTCAACGTCCTCAAGATCAAGGACCTGGAACCGACGGAGACCGTCGCGCGCGAGCTCGCGCTCTTCAAGGTGTCCGTCGACGGGCCGACGCGCTCCGAGATCCGCGAGCTCGCCGAGGTCTTCCGCGGCAAGGTCGTCGACATCGGCAAGCGCTCGATCATCGTCGAGATCACCGGCGAGCGGTCGAAGATCGAGGCGTTCGAGCGCCTCGTCCGCCCGTACGGCCTCGTCGAGATGATCCGCACGGGCGAGGTCGCGATCTCGCGCGGCCGCGACGAGACCTGA
- the ilvB gene encoding biosynthetic-type acetolactate synthase large subunit, with translation MRAVDAIMECLKAEGVDVVFGYPGGANLPTYDAFVDAGIHHVLVRHEAGAGHAAEGYAKATGKVGVAFGTSGPGATNLVTPIMDAMMDSVPVVFFTGQVRTELLGTDGFQEADTIGLTMPAVKHSFLITDPRELPRTIHEAFHIAGTGRPGPVVIDLPQDLSKVDIPYEPITDVHLPGYQPRTTGNQKQIRQAARALASARRPVIYAGGGVVLGNASEELRALVREGGFPITCTLMGLGAYPAPDPQWLGMLGMHGTRAANYAMDEADLICAIGARFDDRITGKLSEFAPRAKFIHIDVDPAEISKNIPAHIPIVGDAKQILPRLTDEYRALEADRPRLDAWWQRIRTWQERHPLAYEPAQDGGIKPQSVIEAIYTVTGGEAIICSDVGQHQMWSAQYYHYPEPRRWINSGGLGTMGFGLPAAIGAQMGDPERTTVVVTGDGSIQMNIQELATIRQENLPVKVVVLNNGYLGMVRQWQELFWQERYSHVEMNTYGGEDAFPDFVKLADAYGIRGLRLTNAETLEDDLRAAFAAEGPAFIDVRVTRNEKVYPMIAPGEAARDMVG, from the coding sequence ATGCGCGCGGTCGACGCGATCATGGAGTGCCTGAAGGCGGAGGGCGTGGACGTCGTATTCGGGTATCCCGGCGGCGCCAACCTCCCGACGTACGACGCCTTCGTCGACGCCGGGATCCACCACGTGCTCGTCCGCCACGAGGCGGGCGCCGGCCACGCGGCCGAGGGCTACGCGAAGGCGACCGGCAAGGTCGGCGTCGCGTTCGGCACGTCCGGCCCGGGCGCGACGAACCTCGTCACGCCGATCATGGACGCGATGATGGACTCGGTCCCCGTCGTGTTCTTCACGGGCCAGGTCCGCACCGAGCTGCTCGGCACGGACGGCTTCCAGGAGGCCGACACGATCGGCCTGACGATGCCGGCCGTCAAGCACTCCTTCCTCATCACGGACCCGCGCGAGCTGCCGCGGACGATCCACGAGGCGTTCCACATCGCCGGCACGGGCCGCCCCGGCCCGGTGGTCATCGACCTGCCGCAGGACCTGTCGAAGGTCGACATCCCGTACGAGCCGATCACCGACGTGCACCTGCCCGGCTACCAGCCGCGCACGACCGGCAACCAGAAGCAGATCCGCCAGGCCGCCCGCGCCCTGGCCTCGGCGCGCCGGCCGGTCATCTACGCCGGCGGCGGCGTCGTGCTCGGCAACGCGTCCGAGGAGCTGCGCGCGCTCGTGCGCGAGGGCGGCTTCCCCATCACCTGCACCCTCATGGGCCTCGGCGCGTACCCCGCGCCCGACCCGCAGTGGCTCGGCATGCTCGGCATGCACGGCACCCGCGCCGCGAACTACGCGATGGACGAGGCCGACCTGATCTGCGCGATCGGCGCCCGCTTCGACGACCGCATCACCGGCAAGCTCTCCGAGTTCGCCCCGCGCGCGAAGTTCATCCACATCGACGTCGATCCGGCGGAGATCTCGAAGAACATCCCGGCGCACATCCCGATCGTGGGCGACGCCAAGCAGATCCTGCCCCGCCTGACGGACGAGTACCGCGCCCTCGAGGCCGACCGCCCGCGGCTGGACGCCTGGTGGCAGCGCATCCGCACCTGGCAGGAGCGCCACCCGCTCGCGTACGAGCCGGCGCAGGACGGCGGCATCAAGCCGCAGAGCGTCATCGAGGCGATCTACACGGTCACCGGCGGCGAGGCGATCATCTGCTCCGACGTCGGCCAGCACCAGATGTGGTCGGCGCAGTACTACCACTACCCCGAGCCGCGCCGGTGGATCAACTCGGGCGGCCTGGGCACGATGGGCTTCGGCCTGCCGGCCGCGATCGGCGCGCAGATGGGCGACCCGGAGCGCACGACGGTCGTCGTGACCGGCGACGGGTCGATCCAGATGAACATCCAGGAGCTCGCGACGATCCGTCAGGAGAACCTGCCCGTCAAGGTCGTCGTGCTGAACAACGGCTACCTCGGCATGGTCCGCCAGTGGCAGGAGCTGTTCTGGCAGGAGCGCTACTCGCACGTCGAGATGAACACGTACGGCGGCGAGGACGCGTTCCCCGACTTCGTCAAGCTGGCCGACGCCTACGGCATCCGCGGCCTGCGGCTGACGAACGCCGAGACGCTCGAGGACGACCTGCGCGCCGCCTTCGCGGCCGAGGGCCCGGCGTTCATCGACGTCCGCGTCACGCGCAACGAGAAGGTGTATCCGATGATCGCGCCCGGCGAGGCCGCGCGCGACATGGTGGGCTGA
- a CDS encoding TetR family transcriptional regulator, which produces MPYRRTPAVDERLSAARERLVDAATAVVADAGWAGASVTAVAAAAGMSVGSVYAHVASKADLAVEVFRRAADREVAVLRSVLAEAEGGPAERLAAGVRTFARRALTDRGLAYALLAAPSDPAVDAERLAYRRAYHDAFAALVRDGMAADEMPRQDADVTAAALTGAVGEVLVGPLASPVEGAAAELLVDEVVSMSLRCAGVAGLRPSPEETR; this is translated from the coding sequence GTGCCGTACCGCCGCACCCCCGCCGTCGACGAGCGGCTGAGCGCCGCCCGCGAGCGCCTGGTCGACGCCGCGACCGCCGTCGTGGCCGACGCCGGCTGGGCCGGGGCGTCCGTGACCGCGGTCGCCGCCGCCGCGGGCATGTCGGTCGGCTCCGTCTACGCCCACGTGGCGTCGAAGGCCGACCTGGCCGTCGAGGTCTTCCGCCGCGCCGCCGACCGCGAGGTCGCCGTCCTGCGCAGCGTCCTCGCCGAGGCCGAGGGTGGTCCCGCCGAGCGCCTGGCCGCGGGCGTGCGCACCTTCGCCCGCCGCGCGCTGACCGACCGCGGGCTGGCCTATGCGCTGCTCGCGGCGCCGTCCGACCCCGCCGTCGACGCCGAGCGCCTGGCCTACCGCCGCGCGTACCACGACGCCTTCGCCGCCCTCGTCCGCGACGGCATGGCCGCCGACGAGATGCCGCGGCAGGACGCCGACGTCACCGCCGCCGCGCTCACGGGCGCCGTGGGCGAGGTGCTCGTCGGCCCCCTGGCGTCGCCCGTCGAGGGCGCCGCCGCCGAGCTGCTGGTCGACGAGGTCGTGTCGATGTCCCTGCGCTGCGCCGGCGTCGCCGGCCTGCGCCCGTCCCCCGAGGAGACCCGATGA